The Aminithiophilus ramosus genome contains a region encoding:
- the rapZ gene encoding RNase adapter RapZ has translation MTESNVSVERCVILTGMSGGGKSTALHMLEDQGFFAIDNIPPRLLTDLIEILSQHRSARNSGVAAVIDVRGEPFLVDFERIVTLLRSRGIYVTVVFIDASNQMLIRRFEATRRKHPLSDGKSLIDGIKNERKMLLPVKELSDIVIDTSGLTVREFRSDILSRLGLASSSFSIILTSFGFKYGSPQDVDFLFDVRSLPNPYYISNLRMLSGLDIQIQNYLRGFDVTIGLFERIKNLLDFIIPEYKKIGKMQVHIAIGCTGGRHRSVAMTQWLADAMESATVTSRHRDLQKDMETEGGV, from the coding sequence ATGACCGAGAGCAATGTTTCCGTGGAACGATGCGTCATTCTCACCGGCATGTCCGGAGGCGGAAAATCAACAGCACTTCATATGTTGGAAGATCAGGGATTTTTTGCCATTGATAATATCCCTCCGCGTTTGTTGACAGATCTTATCGAAATACTTTCTCAACATCGCTCTGCTAGGAACTCCGGTGTTGCTGCTGTGATTGATGTGCGAGGCGAACCCTTTTTAGTTGATTTTGAAAGAATTGTGACGCTCCTTCGCAGTCGAGGCATCTATGTGACCGTTGTCTTTATTGATGCTTCAAATCAAATGCTAATAAGGAGATTTGAAGCAACAAGAAGAAAACATCCGTTATCTGACGGGAAATCTTTAATAGACGGAATTAAAAATGAAAGAAAAATGCTTTTGCCGGTAAAAGAGCTTTCTGATATTGTGATTGATACGTCCGGACTTACAGTTAGAGAATTTAGGTCGGATATTTTGTCTCGATTAGGACTTGCAAGCTCTTCTTTTTCTATTATACTAACTTCATTTGGATTTAAGTATGGATCTCCTCAGGATGTTGATTTTTTGTTTGATGTTAGATCTTTGCCGAATCCATATTATATTAGTAATCTTAGGATGTTATCGGGACTTGATATTCAAATACAGAACTACCTTAGAGGATTTGATGTGACTATTGGCCTCTTTGAAAGAATTAAAAATTTGTTAGATTTTATTATTCCTGAATATAAGAAGATAGGGAAAATGCAGGTACATATAGCGATCGGTTGTACCGGAGGTCGGCATCGTTCTGTTGCAATGACACAATGGCTTGCTGATGCTATGGAGAGCGCCACTGTCACCTCACGTCATCGGGATCTACAAAAAGACATGGAGACCGAGGGAGGAGTATGA
- a CDS encoding gluconeogenesis factor YvcK family protein, producing the protein MDRTLIFVFGMILGSILASCVSLAIRSNKNFSVISKIKIDNNLFLGPKIVVVGGGTGLSTLLSGLKLFTNNITAIVTVTDEGGSSGRLRMEWGMLPPGDIRNCLVALAKDDNALNKILNFRFDRGELKGHSLGNLMMLAMTELCGDFATAIEEMNQLLAIRGRVIPVTNEKVMLAGKLQNGEKVQGELDISSHGSKLIDLWLEPGDSSLHEEISSIISESDLIVLGPGSLFTSVLPNLLVPGFSEIIINSSVPIVYVANLMTQPGETEGFTLLDHVRWIEKLSGITPNFLLVNDTSIPEKIKKIYKNDKADPIIITDEQEIAFKTMHCAIIKNNFLNIIDDKSVRHHPIRLSEALINLTRKNGEIPWAE; encoded by the coding sequence GTGGATAGGACGCTTATTTTTGTTTTTGGTATGATTTTAGGTTCTATATTGGCTTCATGTGTTTCTTTAGCAATAAGATCGAATAAAAATTTTTCAGTTATAAGTAAAATAAAAATAGACAATAATTTATTTTTAGGTCCTAAGATAGTTGTTGTTGGTGGCGGTACGGGGCTATCTACGTTGCTTTCTGGACTTAAGCTATTTACTAATAATATAACAGCAATTGTAACGGTAACTGATGAAGGAGGAAGTTCTGGAAGGCTTAGGATGGAATGGGGAATGCTTCCACCTGGCGATATAAGAAACTGTCTCGTGGCTTTAGCAAAAGACGATAATGCCCTTAATAAGATATTGAATTTTAGATTTGATAGGGGAGAACTAAAGGGTCATAGCTTGGGAAACCTTATGATGTTGGCAATGACAGAATTATGCGGCGACTTTGCAACAGCGATAGAAGAAATGAATCAATTGCTAGCTATTAGAGGAAGAGTTATTCCTGTTACAAATGAAAAGGTCATGCTGGCTGGAAAGCTACAAAACGGCGAAAAAGTACAAGGAGAACTCGATATTTCAAGTCACGGATCTAAACTAATCGATCTGTGGCTGGAACCTGGTGATTCTTCCTTGCACGAAGAAATTAGTTCAATAATATCTGAATCAGATTTAATTGTTTTGGGTCCAGGTAGCCTTTTTACTAGTGTTTTGCCTAACTTGCTTGTCCCTGGTTTTTCTGAAATAATAATAAATTCGTCAGTTCCAATTGTTTATGTTGCAAACCTCATGACTCAGCCAGGAGAAACTGAAGGATTTACCCTGCTTGACCATGTGAGATGGATTGAAAAATTATCTGGCATTACGCCTAATTTCTTATTGGTAAACGACACATCTATACCTGAAAAAATAAAAAAAATATATAAAAATGACAAAGCCGATCCAATCATCATAACTGATGAACAGGAAATTGCATTCAAGACTATGCATTGCGCTATAATAAAAAATAATTTTTTAAATATAATAGACGATAAATCAGTAAGACATCACCCAATTAGACTTTCTGAAGCCTTAATCAACTTAACAAGAAAAAATGGGGAAATACCTTGGGCAGAATAG
- the whiA gene encoding DNA-binding protein WhiA has product MGRIDILLWDEWLSTIPDSVEDVEAEMAGLLQGMNQISNNREGSLLTTSRIAVFQRIRKIWSLSTGTSKIDLANLLILPKSLRGRIFIKRTKEIQNLLNMQISRPNSKRSMAWLRGLWGPCGSLFKPKNGYYLVFRLNNSNSQLESIKNIFNNFNLNFNSRNRLGGYEFSLRNQDSILEFLSDVNLTKTSMAVQERIIFRSMRNFANKIVNCDSSNIKRSINASRQQLELASKIEELGIGDMLPHPLKEVIIARLSNPSATLRELGQSLQNPISKSTVEYRWKKIEDILMEIERGGSYNVPWKT; this is encoded by the coding sequence TTGGGCAGAATAGATATTTTACTGTGGGATGAATGGTTATCTACTATTCCAGATTCAGTTGAAGATGTCGAGGCTGAAATGGCTGGATTATTGCAAGGAATGAATCAAATTTCAAACAACAGAGAAGGCAGTTTATTAACAACCAGTCGAATTGCTGTGTTTCAAAGAATAAGAAAAATTTGGTCCTTATCTACGGGTACATCTAAAATTGATCTTGCTAATTTGCTCATACTTCCCAAATCTCTTAGAGGGCGAATTTTTATCAAGAGAACAAAAGAAATACAAAATTTACTTAACATGCAAATAAGCAGACCAAATAGCAAAAGATCAATGGCTTGGCTTCGTGGCTTATGGGGGCCCTGCGGTTCTTTGTTTAAGCCTAAAAATGGATATTACCTTGTTTTTAGGTTAAACAATTCGAACAGCCAGCTAGAATCCATAAAAAATATATTTAATAATTTTAATTTAAATTTTAATTCAAGAAATAGGTTGGGTGGGTATGAGTTTTCGCTCAGAAATCAAGATTCTATTCTTGAATTTTTGTCTGATGTTAATTTAACAAAAACATCCATGGCGGTCCAAGAAAGAATAATATTTAGATCTATGCGTAATTTTGCTAATAAGATAGTTAACTGCGATTCTTCTAATATAAAAAGGTCAATAAATGCTTCAAGGCAGCAATTGGAATTAGCTTCAAAAATAGAGGAGTTAGGTATTGGAGATATGCTTCCTCATCCCCTAAAAGAAGTAATAATAGCTAGATTGAGCAATCCTAGCGCAACTTTACGCGAATTAGGACAATCATTGCAAAATCCCATCAGTAAAAGCACAGTAGAATACAGGTGGAAAAAGATAGAGGATATCCTCATGGAGATCGAAAGAGGAGGCTCATATAATGTACCTTGGAAAACCTGA
- a CDS encoding amylo-alpha-1,6-glucosidase, whose product MYLGKPDINSYEKGADREYFISNGNKNYSFNTIIGANTRKNHGLYVSFDNVKSKLLVHVAKIEEIINIDGKKYNLSTNKYLNSVFPEGYRYLQEFYTNPFPVFLYVIHSVMIKKTILMPPDSDVLLVNYEIISSPNAIEIEIRPLMAHREVDLKIASSQDRNFQVFQIHDNLMISSDMTSTFLNITSGVWSGSNKTYENIIYDKDELEGDSFVDKYWSAGYFSIKATEGKAFSFIVSKNEINLDFDSIRKIENKTRLSVNKSSYNLRGKTLNDLTRDLMSSASCLIHKENGIYSIISGYPSFQENSFNTFMSLPGLLLSSDKIEIADKIFDKWIGLSKANNGVVPLSVDEKSHASPSGDAGLVLVYSLGKYVDKVGSIDKIKLNWNEIKSFMDNYFEENDRIGLTQDDSGLLRLIDNNYRSDWMNSKINNQYIVNRKGYLIESNAFFYNALKTMEMFSLELDDKSSALFYSNNAKQVASSLLDVFWNVDGAFLCDWVDGGYQEKTIRPNQIFAISLPYTALSPDKGVAVLQNCWNHLYTTFGLRSLDPRDDHFKGRFEGRSDQRLKARYRGMAWPWLLGQFISAFMRYYPKRPDIALTFTRPFVSHLSRGCLGGVAEFFDGTMPYNPHGDFLSALSVGELLRVLDEDLLEFDRL is encoded by the coding sequence ATGTACCTTGGAAAACCTGATATTAACTCATATGAAAAAGGCGCAGACAGAGAGTATTTTATTAGCAATGGAAATAAAAATTATTCATTTAACACTATAATTGGAGCCAACACCAGGAAAAATCATGGATTATACGTTTCTTTTGACAATGTAAAATCTAAATTGCTGGTTCATGTCGCAAAAATTGAAGAAATAATTAATATTGACGGTAAAAAATATAATTTATCTACAAATAAATATTTAAATTCTGTTTTCCCTGAAGGATATCGTTATTTGCAGGAATTTTATACAAATCCCTTCCCCGTATTTTTGTATGTCATACATAGCGTAATGATTAAGAAAACTATTTTAATGCCGCCAGACTCTGATGTGCTACTAGTCAATTATGAAATTATTTCTTCACCTAACGCTATTGAGATAGAGATAAGGCCACTCATGGCTCACAGAGAAGTGGATTTAAAAATAGCATCTTCTCAAGATAGGAATTTCCAAGTATTCCAAATACATGATAATCTAATGATATCATCGGATATGACTTCGACTTTTTTGAATATAACATCTGGCGTTTGGAGCGGATCAAACAAGACATATGAAAATATTATATACGACAAAGATGAGCTTGAAGGGGATTCTTTTGTAGATAAATATTGGTCAGCTGGCTACTTTTCAATAAAAGCAACAGAAGGCAAAGCTTTCAGTTTTATTGTATCAAAAAATGAAATAAACCTAGATTTTGATTCGATTAGAAAAATAGAAAACAAAACAAGGCTTTCAGTGAATAAATCATCCTATAACCTAAGAGGCAAAACGCTCAACGACCTTACGAGAGATTTAATGTCCTCTGCGTCTTGTCTAATTCATAAAGAAAACGGCATTTATTCAATAATTTCTGGCTATCCGTCTTTCCAAGAGAATTCTTTTAATACTTTTATGTCTTTGCCTGGCCTTCTTCTTTCTTCTGATAAAATAGAAATAGCTGATAAAATATTTGATAAGTGGATTGGATTGTCAAAGGCGAATAATGGAGTAGTGCCGCTTTCAGTTGATGAAAAATCTCATGCAAGTCCGTCAGGGGATGCGGGGCTTGTTCTTGTCTATTCATTGGGTAAATACGTAGATAAAGTAGGATCTATTGATAAAATAAAGCTTAATTGGAATGAAATAAAGTCTTTTATGGATAATTATTTTGAAGAAAACGATAGAATAGGTTTAACTCAAGATGATTCGGGTCTCCTTAGGTTAATTGACAATAATTATCGTTCTGATTGGATGAATTCTAAAATAAATAATCAATATATCGTGAACAGAAAGGGATACCTGATTGAATCTAATGCTTTTTTTTATAACGCCTTGAAAACTATGGAAATGTTTTCATTGGAGCTTGACGATAAATCTTCTGCGTTGTTTTATTCAAATAATGCCAAACAAGTAGCGTCTTCGTTGTTGGACGTTTTTTGGAATGTGGATGGTGCTTTTTTATGCGATTGGGTAGATGGTGGTTATCAAGAAAAAACAATTAGGCCAAATCAAATTTTTGCGATTTCCTTGCCTTATACGGCCCTATCTCCTGATAAGGGGGTAGCTGTTTTGCAAAATTGCTGGAATCATCTCTATACGACTTTCGGTCTTCGTAGCCTTGATCCGCGAGACGATCACTTCAAGGGGCGGTTTGAGGGGCGGTCAGACCAACGCCTCAAGGCACGCTATCGCGGTATGGCTTGGCCTTGGTTGCTCGGCCAATTCATCAGTGCTTTCATGCGCTACTATCCGAAAAGACCAGATATAGCGCTAACTTTCACAAGACCTTTCGTCTCTCATCTGAGTCGAGGCTGTCTTGGCGGTGTGGCTGAATTTTTCGACGGGACCATGCCTTATAACCCCCATGGTGATTTCCTTTCAGCCCTCAGCGTCGGAGAGCTTCTTCGGGTTCTTGATGAAGATCTTCTTGAGTTTGATCGCCTTTAG
- the gap gene encoding type I glyceraldehyde-3-phosphate dehydrogenase, giving the protein MNKLKVAINGFGRIGRLTLRSVFQYDREALFDVVAINDLTSPETLGYLFKYDSVHRRFPGDVSVEGNCLVVNGHSIQVVAEPDPMKLPWKELGVDLVVESTGRFTDAEKAKAHLEAGAKRVLISAPAKKEDVTIVMGVNEGDYDPSKHFIVSNASCTTNCLAPVVKVLQEEFGIEKGLMTTAHSYTNDQQVLDFPHKDLARGRAAALSIIPTSTGAAKAVFKVVEGLEGKLNGLALRVPTADVSVVDLVAQLSRDVSVMEVNEAVKKWADGPMKGILAYEPASLVSMDFVGDSHSSIFAPQQTMAVGNLVKVLSWYDNEWGYSCRIVDLINFMIRKGL; this is encoded by the coding sequence ATGAACAAACTCAAGGTCGCTATCAACGGTTTCGGAAGGATCGGCCGCCTCACTCTCCGCTCCGTTTTTCAGTACGATAGGGAAGCTCTTTTCGATGTCGTCGCCATCAACGATTTAACTTCCCCTGAAACCCTGGGATATCTCTTTAAGTATGATTCCGTTCACCGCCGTTTCCCAGGGGATGTCTCTGTGGAGGGGAATTGCCTCGTTGTGAATGGTCATTCCATCCAAGTTGTTGCCGAACCTGATCCGATGAAGCTGCCATGGAAAGAGCTTGGCGTGGATCTGGTCGTCGAGTCGACAGGTCGTTTCACCGATGCAGAGAAGGCTAAGGCTCACCTTGAAGCGGGGGCCAAAAGAGTCCTTATTTCGGCTCCAGCTAAAAAAGAAGACGTGACGATCGTCATGGGCGTCAATGAGGGCGATTATGATCCCTCAAAACACTTTATCGTCTCCAATGCCTCTTGTACGACAAACTGTCTCGCACCTGTAGTGAAGGTCCTTCAGGAAGAGTTCGGCATCGAGAAGGGGCTTATGACGACAGCTCACTCCTACACGAACGACCAGCAAGTCCTCGATTTCCCTCACAAAGACCTTGCTCGTGGTCGTGCCGCGGCGCTTTCCATCATCCCCACTTCGACGGGAGCGGCCAAGGCCGTTTTTAAAGTCGTCGAGGGACTCGAGGGGAAGCTGAACGGTCTTGCGCTGAGGGTACCCACAGCCGATGTCTCTGTCGTCGATCTTGTTGCGCAGCTCTCGCGCGACGTTTCCGTTATGGAAGTGAACGAAGCCGTCAAAAAGTGGGCCGACGGGCCCATGAAGGGTATCTTGGCCTATGAGCCGGCCAGTCTTGTTTCCATGGATTTCGTGGGTGACAGTCACTCGTCGATTTTTGCCCCCCAGCAGACAATGGCTGTGGGCAATCTCGTTAAAGTTCTCTCCTGGTACGACAATGAATGGGGCTACAGCTGCCGCATCGTCGATCTTATCAACTTCATGATCCGAAAGGGGCTATAG
- a CDS encoding phosphoglycerate kinase, with translation MRLRALAEYGGDLRGKRVLLRADLNVPMEEGRVADDTRLLAHLPVLNDLRARGARIALCSHLGRPKGKSVAEFSLFPVAQRLSEITGWPVSFAEDCQGIVVASALDRLEPGGIVVLENLRFHQEEEKNDPVFAESLASGFELFVMDAFSAAHRAHASTRGVVDFLPSVAGPLLVREVEALSQVRDNPVAPYVLILGGAKVSDKIGVIENLLEKVDAVLVGGGMAFTFLEAKGLPIGRSLCEKEKLSFAAEMVAKAKARGVSLLLPEDVVVTEEFSAQAKSWTVSVDEIPLNAMGLDIGPATAERFVEVLRRAKTVLWNGPMGVFEMEPFAEGTRRLCEVLGEVTSQGGFTVIGGGDTAAAVNRLGFGDRVSHVSTGGGASLEFFEGKMLPGVEPFLL, from the coding sequence ATGAGGCTGCGGGCGCTCGCCGAGTACGGCGGTGACCTCCGGGGAAAAAGAGTTCTTCTCCGCGCCGACCTCAACGTGCCGATGGAGGAGGGGCGGGTCGCGGATGATACGAGACTCCTCGCGCATCTTCCCGTTCTCAATGATTTGCGCGCAAGAGGAGCCCGTATCGCTCTCTGTTCTCATCTGGGGCGTCCAAAGGGAAAGAGCGTTGCCGAATTCTCCCTCTTCCCAGTGGCCCAGAGGTTGTCGGAAATAACGGGGTGGCCCGTCTCCTTCGCTGAGGATTGTCAGGGGATCGTTGTCGCTTCAGCTCTGGACCGTCTGGAGCCTGGCGGCATCGTTGTCCTTGAGAACCTGCGCTTTCATCAAGAAGAAGAGAAGAACGACCCTGTCTTTGCCGAATCGCTGGCTTCCGGCTTCGAACTTTTCGTCATGGACGCTTTCAGCGCCGCTCACAGGGCCCATGCCTCCACGCGTGGCGTTGTCGATTTTCTCCCTTCTGTCGCCGGACCTCTTCTCGTGCGGGAGGTCGAGGCTCTGAGCCAGGTCAGGGACAACCCGGTTGCTCCCTACGTGCTTATCCTCGGCGGAGCCAAGGTCTCTGACAAGATCGGCGTCATAGAGAACCTTCTGGAAAAAGTTGACGCTGTCCTGGTCGGCGGCGGGATGGCCTTCACTTTCCTTGAGGCCAAAGGCTTGCCGATTGGCCGGTCCCTATGCGAGAAAGAAAAACTTTCTTTTGCTGCGGAGATGGTGGCTAAAGCGAAGGCAAGAGGTGTGTCGCTCCTGCTGCCTGAGGACGTGGTCGTGACAGAAGAGTTTTCGGCCCAGGCCAAGTCCTGGACGGTGAGCGTCGACGAAATACCGTTAAACGCCATGGGGCTCGATATCGGGCCTGCAACGGCGGAGCGCTTCGTCGAGGTGCTCCGCCGGGCGAAGACCGTCCTCTGGAATGGTCCTATGGGTGTCTTTGAAATGGAACCCTTCGCGGAGGGAACGCGGCGTCTCTGTGAGGTACTCGGTGAGGTGACCTCCCAGGGAGGTTTTACCGTCATTGGTGGTGGAGATACGGCGGCAGCTGTCAATCGGCTCGGTTTCGGTGACCGCGTTTCCCACGTCTCTACGGGCGGGGGAGCAAGCTTGGAGTTTTTTGAGGGTAAAATGCTCCCCGGCGTCGAGCCCTTTCTCCTTTGA
- the tpiA gene encoding triose-phosphate isomerase, which translates to MRKMLIAGNWKMHMTAGETEQFFREFMASLRQPPFREALGRSRLEVALFPPFTSLYVAAFALEEAPRGFSLGAQTVHWETHGAFTGEISPAMVEESGCRYCLVGHSERRHLFGETDEMTNLKVRALLATSLRPVLCVGETLAERERGETFTVVRRQLLKGLESVPAHRLGQDVVVAYEPVWAIGTGKTASDDDAQEVCHFLRSVVGDQLGAEGAESLRVLYGGSVKAENSAGLMARPDIDGALVGGASLKSDSFLAILRESLSALA; encoded by the coding sequence ATGCGTAAAATGTTGATTGCAGGTAATTGGAAAATGCATATGACGGCGGGGGAGACGGAGCAATTTTTTCGCGAGTTTATGGCCTCTCTGAGGCAGCCTCCCTTTCGGGAAGCCCTAGGCCGCAGCCGTCTGGAAGTGGCTCTTTTTCCTCCCTTTACCAGCCTTTACGTTGCAGCCTTTGCTCTAGAGGAGGCCCCTCGCGGTTTTTCCCTCGGTGCCCAGACGGTTCACTGGGAGACTCACGGGGCTTTCACGGGCGAGATCTCTCCAGCGATGGTGGAGGAGAGCGGTTGTCGCTACTGCCTCGTCGGCCACAGCGAAAGACGTCACCTTTTCGGTGAAACGGACGAGATGACGAACCTGAAAGTGCGTGCGTTGTTGGCCACTTCCCTCCGTCCTGTTCTCTGCGTAGGCGAAACTCTGGCGGAGAGAGAGCGAGGAGAGACGTTTACGGTGGTTCGGCGCCAGCTGTTGAAGGGGCTTGAGAGTGTCCCCGCCCATCGCCTAGGCCAAGATGTTGTCGTTGCCTATGAACCGGTCTGGGCCATCGGAACGGGCAAGACAGCCAGCGATGACGATGCACAGGAAGTGTGTCATTTCCTGCGGTCGGTTGTTGGCGATCAACTCGGTGCCGAAGGTGCCGAAAGCCTTCGCGTTCTTTACGGCGGGAGCGTAAAAGCGGAAAACAGCGCCGGATTGATGGCACGGCCCGATATCGACGGAGCTCTGGTCGGCGGGGCTTCGCTCAAGAGCGATTCTTTCCTGGCTATTCTCAGGGAATCGCTGTCTGCTCTTGCTTGA
- the rsfS gene encoding ribosome silencing factor, translating into MTKLSIEHRYQKLVEKLLFKSAEEVTLIDLTHLNAEADVFLIATANSDVHMRTLLNVVEETLDAEGTSYVVEGRNSSLWGLIDTGKLVVHIFSKRGRDFYRIESIWGDAPTTVFAD; encoded by the coding sequence ATGACAAAATTGTCGATCGAGCACAGGTATCAGAAGCTTGTCGAAAAGTTGCTTTTCAAGTCAGCGGAAGAGGTAACCCTTATTGACCTGACGCATCTTAACGCCGAAGCCGACGTTTTTCTTATCGCCACAGCCAACTCGGACGTCCACATGCGGACCCTTCTCAATGTCGTCGAAGAGACCTTAGATGCCGAGGGGACATCCTATGTCGTCGAAGGCCGCAACAGTTCTCTCTGGGGGCTGATTGATACGGGCAAGCTTGTCGTCCACATCTTCAGCAAACGTGGCCGCGATTTTTATCGAATCGAGAGCATCTGGGGCGACGCTCCGACAACCGTCTTCGCCGACTGA
- a CDS encoding LCP family protein, whose translation MTKGKLALAALFILLSTMTGAWWRLQRVLLPKEASLREELVHDRDSGQVNLLLIGVDSNEGSHRSDTIAFVSVNLESKTVKLLSLPRDTRVQITGHGWQKLNHAYAYGGVKLLQETLVNYLGLPIHYYVVVNYDSFPRVVDLIGGLEINVEKRLYYVDRAGGLYIDIPKGPQRLDGQKALHYVRFRNDALGDIGRVRRQQIFMHALLEKIYSPEILPKLPQLIREAIAMVETNLPPSQALQLGSYLREGEKEAQLQFSTLPGHSAYISGISYWLGDLAATSSFLSSSSDLPPETSPDLVGAETEMNFTAAEIASIFTRPVAVLNGSGGKGLAGQGAEVLQKLGIDVSYSGNAKHFDYHYSQVHYPQTEGEEGRKRGTALATLAGIGPKLVRASDVTVVTLTLGHDYATIFERLRSQRLE comes from the coding sequence ATGACCAAAGGCAAACTGGCTCTGGCCGCGCTGTTCATTCTTCTCTCCACAATGACCGGAGCTTGGTGGCGTCTCCAGCGCGTTCTTCTTCCCAAGGAAGCTTCTCTCCGGGAGGAGCTCGTTCACGACAGGGATTCGGGCCAGGTAAACCTCCTGTTGATCGGCGTCGATTCCAATGAAGGATCCCATCGTTCCGATACGATAGCCTTCGTCTCCGTCAACCTGGAATCCAAGACGGTCAAGCTGCTCTCTCTCCCGCGTGACACGCGCGTTCAGATCACGGGCCATGGATGGCAGAAACTCAATCACGCCTATGCCTATGGAGGCGTCAAGCTTCTTCAGGAGACGCTCGTCAACTATCTGGGCCTCCCCATCCATTACTATGTCGTCGTCAATTACGACAGTTTCCCTCGTGTGGTCGACCTGATCGGAGGTCTTGAGATCAACGTCGAGAAGAGACTTTACTACGTTGATCGAGCCGGAGGGCTTTACATCGACATCCCCAAGGGCCCTCAACGCCTTGACGGACAGAAAGCCCTTCACTATGTCCGCTTCCGCAACGACGCCTTGGGGGACATCGGAAGAGTGCGACGGCAACAGATCTTCATGCACGCTCTTCTAGAGAAAATCTACTCTCCCGAAATCTTGCCCAAGCTCCCGCAGCTCATCCGTGAAGCTATCGCCATGGTCGAAACAAATCTTCCGCCCTCCCAGGCCCTTCAGCTCGGGTCGTACCTGAGAGAAGGGGAGAAGGAGGCGCAGTTGCAATTTTCCACTCTCCCGGGGCACTCCGCCTACATCTCCGGCATCAGTTATTGGCTCGGCGATCTTGCGGCAACGTCGTCTTTCCTCTCCTCTTCGTCCGACCTTCCTCCGGAAACATCGCCCGATCTCGTTGGAGCGGAAACGGAGATGAACTTTACGGCCGCAGAGATAGCCTCTATTTTCACAAGGCCCGTGGCCGTTCTCAACGGCAGCGGAGGCAAGGGACTGGCTGGACAAGGAGCTGAAGTTCTCCAGAAACTGGGCATCGACGTCTCCTATTCGGGAAACGCCAAGCATTTCGATTACCACTATTCCCAGGTTCACTACCCTCAGACTGAGGGGGAGGAGGGGCGAAAGCGAGGAACGGCTTTGGCCACGCTTGCCGGAATCGGCCCAAAACTCGTGAGAGCCTCCGATGTGACCGTTGTCACTCTGACCCTCGGGCACGACTATGCCACAATCTTCGAGAGACTTCGCTCCCAACGTCTGGAGTAG
- the nadD gene encoding nicotinate-nucleotide adenylyltransferase gives MSTASHLRRIGVMGGTFDPIHYGHLLAAEEAYFSLGLSEVLFVPTGLPPHKNRQQVSLAEDRYTMTLLATVDNPHFKISRLEIDREGTSHTVDTLREMRHWYPAGSVTFYFITGLDAVLDIHNWKEPEEIVSLCKIVAVSRPGYNPHRLEDLPPSIRRAVIPLEIPHLAISSTEIRRRVGQGRSIRYLTPWPVEHYIYKKALYHRRNGW, from the coding sequence TTGTCGACAGCGTCTCATCTGAGACGAATCGGGGTCATGGGCGGCACCTTTGACCCCATCCATTACGGACATCTCCTTGCTGCGGAGGAGGCCTATTTCTCCCTGGGACTCTCGGAGGTCCTTTTCGTTCCGACGGGGTTGCCGCCTCACAAGAACCGCCAGCAGGTCTCCTTGGCCGAAGATCGCTACACCATGACCCTGCTGGCAACCGTCGACAATCCTCATTTCAAGATCTCCCGTCTTGAAATCGATCGTGAGGGGACAAGCCATACCGTGGACACCCTGCGAGAGATGCGTCATTGGTATCCCGCCGGTAGCGTTACCTTTTATTTCATCACGGGATTGGACGCCGTTCTCGACATACATAACTGGAAAGAGCCGGAGGAGATCGTCTCCCTCTGCAAGATCGTGGCTGTCAGCCGTCCCGGCTACAACCCCCACCGGCTGGAAGACCTGCCTCCGTCCATTCGTCGTGCCGTCATTCCCCTTGAGATCCCTCATCTGGCCATCTCAAGCACGGAAATCCGTCGGCGAGTCGGGCAAGGACGGAGCATCCGTTATCTGACCCCCTGGCCAGTGGAACACTATATTTATAAAAAAGCTCTCTACCATCGGAGAAACGGATGGTGA